A region from the bacterium genome encodes:
- a CDS encoding TatD family hydrolase, with the protein MLVDTHCHLDDRVYDNDREEVIEDFKGLIINCGTSLETSRNSIELSKKYKNIYPTAGLHPHYAKDIDNNFYNEFNSLIDSSKIVAIGECGLDFYRNLSDRKIQEEVFRNLIRIANKRKLPLIIHSRDAMDETLRIIKEEGVKKGVLHSFSGTKEDIAKVLSLGLYISITGVITFKKARLKEVVSYIPKNRIMFETDSPYLTPEPYRGKRNIPNYVRYVIEGYANCVGIKFDEASEINYNNAKVFFGL; encoded by the coding sequence ATGCTGGTAGATACCCATTGCCATTTGGATGATCGTGTATATGACAACGATAGAGAAGAGGTTATTGAAGATTTTAAGGGCCTAATTATAAATTGTGGAACAAGCCTTGAAACATCAAGAAATTCCATTGAGCTTTCCAAGAAATACAAGAATATCTATCCAACCGCTGGCTTACATCCGCACTATGCAAAGGATATAGACAATAATTTTTATAATGAATTCAATTCTTTGATAGATTCTTCAAAGATTGTTGCAATTGGTGAATGTGGCCTTGATTTTTATAGAAATTTGTCAGATAGAAAGATTCAAGAAGAGGTATTTAGAAACCTTATAAGGATTGCAAACAAAAGGAAGCTTCCCTTAATTATCCATTCTCGGGATGCAATGGATGAGACATTAAGAATCATAAAAGAAGAGGGTGTTAAAAAAGGTGTCCTACATTCATTTAGTGGAACAAAGGAGGATATTGCAAAGGTCCTTTCTCTTGGGTTATATATATCCATAACCGGGGTTATCACATTCAAAAAGGCAAGGCTGAAAGAGGTTGTCTCCTATATCCCAAAAAATAGGATTATGTTTGAGACAGATTCACCCTACCTTACACCCGAGCCCTATAGGGGAAAAAGAAACATCCCAAATTATGTTAGATATGTTATTGAGGGATATGCCAATTGCGTGGGGATAAAATTTGACGAGGCATCCGAAATAAACTATAATAATGCAAAGGTGTTTTTTGGTTTATAA
- the lptC gene encoding LPS export ABC transporter periplasmic protein LptC, protein MNYKVKSQKSKVKICLTSSAFSLLLIFASCGKEKRIVSPPCSLIKKSVLTSSKSGKKTWRLTSERISMADNKTYLYEVRLELFKDKEVECTITGNCGVIEGDKISLKGSITASTKSGATLTTSSLQFCEKSNALSTNDRVSFIKKGLILRGSGLIADRSLGNVKIKKDVEVLFK, encoded by the coding sequence TTGAATTATAAAGTCAAAAGTCAAAAGTCAAAAGTCAAAATTTGTTTAACATCTTCTGCTTTCTCTCTTCTTCTTATTTTTGCCTCTTGTGGGAAGGAAAAAAGAATTGTTTCTCCCCCTTGTTCTCTGATTAAAAAGAGTGTTCTTACCTCCTCAAAGAGCGGAAAGAAAACATGGAGGCTTACCTCAGAAAGGATAAGCATGGCAGATAATAAAACATATCTCTACGAGGTAAGGCTTGAGCTATTTAAAGATAAGGAGGTAGAATGCACCATTACAGGAAATTGCGGTGTCATTGAGGGGGATAAAATAAGCCTTAAAGGGAGCATAACCGCAAGCACGAAAAGCGGAGCAACCCTTACCACATCAAGCCTTCAATTTTGCGAAAAAAGCAATGCACTTTCAACAAATGACAGGGTTTCTTTTATAAAAAAAGGTTTAATCCTTAGAGGCTCTGGGCTTATTGCAGATAGAAGCCTTGGCAATGTAAAGATAAAGAAAGATGTTGAGGTGCTTTTTAAATAA